In Sesamum indicum cultivar Zhongzhi No. 13 linkage group LG8, S_indicum_v1.0, whole genome shotgun sequence, the sequence gtttatgtttccATTcagtttgtattttttgaaacttgAAAACATGTTTGTACATATTCTCATTGGAAATATGATGATTTGACATCACAATTCAATACAAAACACATCTCattaactaatccaaacatattctcatttcacACAAAAACATATAACAGCAGGTCTAAGAGCTATCTTGGGGCATCCCACTGGTAAACAACATTACAAGTGCACCTCagacaataaaatattgcagAGACTGTTATGCTACTTTATCAGAATCAGTGACTACATAATGACATGAACTAAAACGTACTAGTTCTCCTTGTGAATTCTTATCCTATCCACTTCTATGGTTATATGCTACTTCTCAAATATAACCAGCATTGCTAAGTGACAGCCATAGTTTTTAAGTCATTGCTCTCTATATGCTTCTTGTGTTCTTTTATCCAACCCAAATCTGTCTTTGCCTTTTGACTCTGGTGCACAAATAAACGTTCAACCACGATTTATCCTATGTACTCTAATAACATCTAAAAATGAGAACTAGCAAAATTTGGAAGGGAAGTGAAGAAGAAAGCAGTCCAATCCCCATATCTCCTTCCATTACATGCTCAATCTTCCCCCAAGCCGTAGTTCATGGGTCTCCCAGGCTTCATGATCTGCTAAACACAAATATACTCCAGACTGATAGCATCCACATTTTCAATAATGGAGGGCCACCACGTGAGGCAAAAGCAAATGTAACGACAGCATCATTATAAAACGCTTGGGTATTCTAAACAATATATCTAGGTGGACATAAAATGACCACTCCCCCATATTAAAATGCTCAAGTTTCAAGGTAAGCATGCATATCTTGTAATCATTTCCTATGCATTTTGTATAGCCAGAAATAGTTGCATTCTTACCAAAGCTTTTGGCATGGATGGTGTCACGGGAATCAATTGCCTGGATTGTTTGATCGCCAATTCTTCAAGTCTCTGTGTTCCAACAGATAACTAGAACAACGAATATCATGGATTAGCACACTAGAGAATGAAAATCTCCCATAATAAAGGAGGACAGGGCCTACCTGAGGGGTAGTCTGAGCACGACTAGGACCCTGTGCCACAGCTTCTGCCATGTTGAGACTGGTGGTTGAGCCCAAAGCCACAGATGCTGAACTGGATGGAGCAGCTTGTTGCACAGACGATAAGGCAGTTCCATTGCTTCCAACTAACACAGGAACCTCTGCCAACGCTGATGTCCATTTTTCACCAACTATCAAACCTGAGGTACCAACAGGTAGGCTCTGAATGGCAGTACTTAAGCCAGGAGATGGGACTCTTCCAACCTCAGGAACAACTGCTCTTTCATCTGCTCCTAAGGAAGGAAAATCTTTCTCAAAAGTGGCTTTTTTTGCCCTCCCACCAACAGGACTTCCCCTGTAGAGCAAACCATTAGCATTCTTTCCACTCGCACTGCTCAAGTCAGTTACAACCTTTTTAGGCCAGGTATCACCACGTTTTCCAGAAACCATCGACTGAGAACGCCTTAACCCATCCCGCTCATATTTACTTAACAAGGAATTGCCCAATGGATCTGAAAAGTCCCAATGCCAATGGTCCGCCAAAACTGACTTGTCTTGGTCACGGGAATCATATACATCCTTCTCCCAGTCCCTATCGCGCTGACTCCTACCAAAACTACTGTAAGACCTAAAATTACCAGAACTGTTGCTACTGGAACTCCGGCGGAAATACGACGAGGTAGTTCTCTCAGAACTGGAAGATCGCCCAAACTCATGACCATTACTATTCACAAAAGACTTATTCCTTGCAACCCTTGATGCAGCGTGATCATCTAGAACAGAAAAAGCAACGTTAGGAACCAACTATTGAGTAGGGacaaatgattttattttacagattaaaaatatttacctgAATGTGATATAGAGCCGGCACCAGTCAAGTTTCCAGTGTTTTTCAACCATTCCGGTACTAATGTGGGCTCACTTCTTTCCATATCTACTGCTAAACATTATCATATATGACTAATAAATGGAAAGAGACTCGACTTGTCTTCTTATATTAATGAAGACACGTCCACTGCCGTGTGTCAATGCCCGATTAGCGCCGTGTCTCCACACCGGAACAAAACTGAAGTCCCTTCACggaaaagttaataataactttttatacTACATCTAATATTCCCATATACTAATCCCACTTCTCTTCACAGAAACACCCTAATTTCTCTGCTCCGATATTCAATATTGAGGATGCCAGCTAGCATGTCGGAAAAATGCGTATCTAATCCTCCAAGACATGCGCATACGAACAAAAGAATGTAAATTGTCCTATACAGGGTAgcaaggttttttttttccctcctcTCTGTACAATGATATACTCTGTCAAGTCAATTGCGGGCACCTCTACACAGTTAATCGATAAATCAAAGCTTCTGTGACCATTCCACTGTTGAGAAACAGCGTTAACAACAGCCTCTTAAGGCTCAATGCTCAAGGAAAACAGCCAAGGGTACCTCATACACCGATAACAAGAAAATCAGGACTACCCTACTCCAGCAAAACAGAGCGAATTTTCAAACAGACTCCATAAAAATTCCAGAAAAAACTCAAACCCTAGACCCTAAAATCCATCCGAGGACAAAAACCAAATCCCAGAAAATCCTAGGGTTTGAGAAGTATAGTAACAcccaaaaaaattcagaaacaGTCCCTGTATTTCAATGACTAAATAAAAAGGACTGAACCcaaatatttggattgaaatcaacgaaaaataaaaataccctcAAAATCCTTCGGTATGAGGGGTAAAAACCCTAGTCCTTCGTGCTCGCCGCCTTGAGTGGTACTGTTGTCACAGACGctgaaaaatatgtttgttcCGTCGAATTTTCTAGAGAGAGCAACAAGGTGTCGTGGTTACACAAATTTCCTGGGCTCTTTGTGTACTATGTTGCGAGTGAGGAGATTTTATCTGTGTGTGTTCGAGAGCGAGAGGAGATTAGAGATAGAgattttgtatgtatatgcGTCTGTATTTTGAGGAAGTTTTTGTATGCGTCTGTGTTTTTTGTGCGTGTTGTGTGCTATTATGTGTTGTGAAGAAAGTccgttttatatttatatatgtatagccCTATTTCATTTCCACTCTCCCTTTTGCTCACTTCTATTTGTATATGAAATGAATTACAAGTACTTCAACTCTAATCACTATCTACATTTATGCTAATCTATATCTAACACCTAtctgtattttctatttttttttaaattaattcttggcccctcttttttttttttaatttcttgactTTTTAAAAGTTGGGACATTTTGTAGGTGAGGTCATGTCCATTTTAAACGAAACATCACAAGATATATTCGAATGGCACATGGCTCATGAGATAACACGTCGTTCTAATGCTCTACATTTATACGATTATCGTCCGCTTTGGCTAAACCCTCACATATTTACCATTAAAATCTCTACTCGTCTTCATCAGAAGCAGATgctttgataatttaatattacaaaaaacagttcaaatatttcattgtagAAATATTGTACttatgatacatatatatatatatcacatgaaaatcatatttttatgtatttaaagaaatattttgtattagaagcatacacacatatagaaaaatatacaattatatgtatgtcCCCCTAAATTTGGCTAAAAATTGGTGGGGTGAATGtgaaaatgatttgatttagTAATTTGCTTTGTTAGAACATAGAAATAAGAATCCTCTCATGAGTTATAGGAAGAGGTGGATATGGAAATTTGGGTTGTGGTGTGATGTCAACTCTTTTGAAGAATCTGCACagattttgtgaaatatttggAAGATTacttttgttcaaatttggCATTTAGTGAGAAGAGATGGTTTTGCCTAATGGTTGCAATCATGAAATTTCCAAGACAATTTTTGAccaataaatttgatcaaatattattaaatataagaaaagatTGACCAACCATTTTATTCAAGtcaaaaaagttttatttattaccaCTCTTCAGAATTACATTGTAAATAATGCACAAACCTTCTAAGTAATGTACATATAGGCAATCATTTaatgaaattcatttttgtgtGTGCCGGcttatacaattattaaaatttcaaaagaatataTCGTTCGTTCCTCAAAAGAATTGTCGTTTTAAGTTAACACTAACAGTAatatgatgaaaattttgaaattgaatcgGATTAAATCACGCTCGaaccaattaaaattttgcatgATGTTTTCAGTCTTTGATGATTTATCACAACAAGCACATTTCAAGCCTGTGATATGGCTTGGAAGATATGATGTTGACTCCCTTgtcattttatcttttgtatatatt encodes:
- the LOC105169167 gene encoding uncharacterized protein LOC105169167 encodes the protein MERSEPTLVPEWLKNTGNLTGAGSISHSDDHAASRVARNKSFVNSNGHEFGRSSSSERTTSSYFRRSSSSNSSGNFRSYSSFGRSQRDRDWEKDVYDSRDQDKSVLADHWHWDFSDPLGNSLLSKYERDGLRRSQSMVSGKRGDTWPKKVVTDLSSASGKNANGLLYRGSPVGGRAKKATFEKDFPSLGADERAVVPEVGRVPSPGLSTAIQSLPVGTSGLIVGEKWTSALAEVPVLVGSNGTALSSVQQAAPSSSASVALGSTTSLNMAEAVAQGPSRAQTTPQLSVGTQRLEELAIKQSRQLIPVTPSMPKALVLTSSDKPKGKVGQQQHSISSSLPLNHSPRGGAVKGDVAKASNVGKLQVLKPVREKNGVTPVVKDNLSPTSSSKVVTSTLAVSPSVSGSAATRGLPNNGVHDRKPSLTVLEKRPTSQAQSRNDFFNLVRKKSMPNSSSAVADSAMANCSSVLDTGTAISPSFSDKDVEIDILPSSNTPKAADVPLSNSLSADRLSEEKGDLTSNGDACDAQNYVRNGKKYPSSDPIISEEEEAAFLRSLGWDENSDEGALTDEEINAFYRDLTKYIDSNPSFRILQGVQLKFLLPFGSELGGIGGISSGLSSSDAKLES